A window of the Oryza brachyantha chromosome 5, ObraRS2, whole genome shotgun sequence genome harbors these coding sequences:
- the LOC102700062 gene encoding calcium-dependent protein kinase 15 — MGARGSRHRQSPDQPPHHNHHPTRPKLKPHHTQPPPPPAPRQHHHQHQPPPPPPPEEDGVGRVLGRPMEDVRATYTFGRELGRGQFGVTYLATHKPTGRRYACKSIAARKLARKDDVDDVRREVHIMHHLTGHRNIVELRGAYEDRHSVNLIMELCEGGELFDRIIARGHYSERAAAALCREIVSVVHSCHSMGVMHRDLKPENFLFLNRTEDSPLKATDFGLSVFFKPGEQFRDLVGSAYYVAPEVLKRRYGAEADIWSAGVILYILLSGVPPFWAENEDGIFDAVLQGHIDFLSEPWPSISSAAKDLVKRMLRQDPKERLTAAEILNHPWIREDGEAPDKPLDITVISRMKQFRAMNKLKKVALKVVAENLSEEEIVGLKEMFKSLDTDNSGTITLEELRAGLPKLGTKISESELRQLMEAADVDGNGSIDYVEFISATMHMNRLEKEDHIYKAFEYFDKDHSGFITVDELEEALKKYDMGDEATIKEIIAEVDTDHDGRIDYQEFVAMMKNNSPEIVPNRRRMF, encoded by the exons atgGGCGCCCGCGGCTCCCGCCACCGCCAATCCCCCGACCAACCCCCCCACCACAACCACCACCCCACTCGCCCAAAGCTCAAGCCCCACCACACgcagcctccgcctccgcccgcgccgcggcaacaccaccaccagcaccagccgccgccgccgccgccgccggaggaggatgGGGTGGGGCGGGTGCTGGGGCGGCCCATGGAGGACGTCCGCGCCACCTACACCTTCGGCCGCGAGCTCGGCCGGGGCCAGTTCGGGGTCACCTACCTCGCCACCCACAagcccaccggccgccgctaCGCCTGCAAGTCCATCGCCGCCCGCAAGCTCGCCCGCAaggacgacgtcgacgacgtccGCCGCGAGGTCCACATCATGCACCACCTCACCGGCCACCGCAACATCGTCGAGCTGCGGGGCGCCTACGAGGACCGCCACTCGGTCAACCTCATCATGGAGCTCTGCGAGGGCGGGGAGCTCTTCGACCGGATCATCGCCAGGGGACACTACTccgagcgcgccgccgccgcgctctgcAGGGAGATCGTCTCCGTCGTCCACAGCTGCCACTCCATGGGGGTCATGCACAGGGACCTCAAGCCCGAGAACTTCCTCTTCCTCAACAGGACGGAGGACTCGCCGCTCAAAGCCACCGATTTTGGCCTCTCCGTCTTCTTCAAGCCCG GTGAGCAGTTCAGGGACCTTGTTGGAAGTGCATATTATGTGGCTCCTGAGGTGCTCAAACGACGCTATGGAGCTGAGGCCGACATATGGAGCGCTGGAGTTATCCTTTACATCCTTCTATCAGGAGTTCCTCCGTTCTGGGCTG AGAACGAGGATGGCATATTTGATGCTGTTCTGCAAGGTCATATTGATTTCTTATCTGAACCATGGCCTTCAATATCTAGTGCCGCAAAAGACTTAGTGAAGCGGATGCTACGGCAAGACCCAAAAGAGCGGTTAACTGCTGCTGAAATTTTGA ACCACCCATGGATTAGAGAGGATGGAGAGGCCCCAGATAAACCACTTGATATCACAGTGATCAGTAGAATGAAGCAATTCAGGGCAATGAACAAGCTTAAGAAGGTGGCCTTGAAG GTCGTTGCGGAGAACTTGTCAGAGGAAGAGATTGTGGGTTTAAAGGAAATGTTCAAATCTTTAGATACTGATAACAGTGGGACAATAACTCTTGAAGAACTAAGAGCTGGTCTACCAAAGCTTGGCACTAAAATTTCGGAATCAGAATTGAGGCAGTTGATGGAAGCG GCTGATGTTGATGGAAATGGGTCCATTGATTATGTTGAATTCATATCAGCAACGATGCACATGAATAGATTAGAGAAGGAAGATCACATATACAAagcatttgaatattttgacaaGGACCACAGCGG GTTTATAACAGTCGATGAATTGGAAGAAGCTCTGAAGAAGTACGATATGGGTGATGAAGCGACAATTAAAGAAATAATTGCTGAAGTGGATACAGATCAT GATGGAAGAATTGACTATCAGGAGTTTGTTGCCATGATGAAGAATAACAGCCCTGAGATCGTGCCAAACCGGAGGCGCATGTTTTAA
- the LOC102700344 gene encoding light-sensor Protein kinase-like isoform X1 yields the protein MEQLRQVGEAVGGVNALMVFHDDLRINPRQCALLAHACSLAFHAVAGEVSARLRFEDRLTKWKALDDPIRELHRAVRDGEAYIRQCLEPRDWWTRAAAATHATDCVEHLLHNLLWCVAVVMEAVEAVGEVTGSDPDEVARRRLALAKDYDKDLLDPKLFRQRLGKTYLATRELAARMDMAWKEDRWLLSQLLDERKGPTSPEPLTRQEHRLADLLAAPRGKLHPASVLLSDFHMRRRLGGNLKEVQWMGESFAVKHLVGVDADAAAAEVALLAAVSHPNVAHCRYCFHDEEKRELFVVMDQLMSKDLGCYVKEVTSAKRRVPFPLVVVVDTMLQIARGMEQLHSNNIYHGNLNPSNVLVKPRHGDAYLQVKVAGFGHGHGQSAVSNSGTKAPANANANPCIWYAPEALGNEPTARCTEKADVYSFGMICFELLTGKIPFEDNHLQGDNMSKNIRAGERPLFPFQSPKYLTGLTKRCWHGEPAQRPAFHSICRVLRYVKRFLVMNPEQGQPDAPGPPVDYLDIEAQLLRRFPEWQGNTAARVADVPFQMYAYRVMEKEKTNACRDKSPDSSSDGNSLCGDDSVSGTTTATDGDAQPASIRWLPERSGSYSSSPRKVAGKAVAIAIAGTKAGKCQSQQQHCASPRASKITAASSMSMTRAGPPQKSRSMGVVRPPPQIVPRRTPRIKSDGHLNKAAIPPSRRRKSGGHGSDSELA from the coding sequence ATGGAGCAGCTCCggcaggtcggcgaggccgTCGGCGGCGTTAACGCCCTCATGGTCTTCCACGACGACCTCCGCATCAACCCACGCCAATGCGCCCTCCTCGCCCACGCCTGCTCCCTCGCCttccacgccgtcgccggcgaggtgagCGCCCGCCTCCGCTTCGAGGACCGCCTCACCAAATGGAAGGCCCTCGACGACCCCATCCGCGAGCTCCACCGCGCCgtccgcgacggcgaggcctaCATCCGCCAATGCCTCGAGCCGCGTGACTGGTGgacgcgcgccgcggcggccacgcACGCCACCGACTGCGTCGAGCACCTCCTCCACAACCTCCTCTggtgcgtcgccgtcgtcatggaggccgtcgaggccgtcggCGAGGTCACCGGCTCTGACCCCGACGAGGTCGCCCGGAGGCGGCTGGCGCTGGCGAAAGACTACGACAAGGACCTTCTTGATCCCAAGCTTTTCCGGCAGAGGCTCGGCAAGACGTACCTGGCCACGCGGGAGCTCGCCGCCAGGATGGACATGGCATGGAAGGAGGACAGGTGGCTGCTATCCCAGCTTCTTGACGAGAGGAAGGGCCCGACGTCGCCGGAGCCATTGACGCGCCAGGAGCACCGGCTCGccgacctcctcgccgcgccgcgcgggaAGCTGCACCCGGCGTCCGTGCTTCTCAGCGACTTCCACATGCGGAGGCGCCTGGGTGGAAATCTCAAGGAGGTGCAGTGGATGGGGGAGTCGTTCGCCGTGAAGCATCTCGTCGgggtcgacgccgacgcggcggccgccgaggTCGCGCTGCTCGCGGCGGTGTCGCACCCGAACGTGGCGCACTGCCGCTACTGCTTCCACGACGAGGAGAAGAGGGAGCTGTTCGTCGTCATGGACCAGCTCATGAGCAAGGACCTCGGCTGCTACGTCAAGGAGGTGACCTCCGCCAAGCGCCGGGTGCCTTTcccgctcgtcgtcgtcgtcgacacCATGCTGCAGATCGCGCGCGGCATGGAGCAGCTGCACTCCAACAACATATACCACGGCAACCTCAACCCGTCCAACGTGCTCGTCAAGCCGCGCCATGGCGACGCCTACCTGCAGGTCAAGGTCGCCGGCttcggccacggccacggccagTCCGCCGTGTCCAACTCCGGCACGAAGGCGCCGGCCAATGCAAATGCCAACCCCTGCATCTGGTACGCGCCGGAGGCGCTGGGGAACgagccgacggcgaggtgcaCCGAGAAGGCcgacgtgtacagcttcggGATGATCTGCTTCGAGCTTCTCACCGGCAAGATCCCGTTCGAGGACAACCACCTGCAGGGGGACAACATGAGCAAGAACATCCGCGCAGGCGAGCGGCCGCTCTTCCCGTTCCAGTCGCCGAAATACCTGACCGGCCTCACCAAGCGGTGCTGGCACGGCGAGCCGGCGCAGCGCCCGGCGTTCCACTCCATCTGCCGCGTGCTCCGCTACGTGAAGCGCTTCTTGGTGATGAACCCGGAGCAGGGCCAGCCGGACGCGCCCGGGCCGCCAGTGGACTACCTCGACATCGAGGCGCAGCTGCTGAGGAGGTTCCCGGAGTGGCAGGGCAACACGGCGgcgcgcgtcgccgacgtgccGTTCCAGATGTACGCGTACAGGGTgatggagaaggagaagacCAACGCGTGCAGGGACAAGAGCCCCGACTCCAGCAGCGACGGCAACTCGCTGTGCGGCGACGACAGCGTGTCaggcacgacgacggcgacggacggCGACGCGCAGCCGGCGTCGATCCGGTGGCTGCCTGAGCGGAGCGGCAGCTACAGTTCGTCGCCGCGCAAGGTGGCCGGCAaggccgtcgccatcgccatcgccggcaCCAAGGCAGGCAAGTGTCagtcgcagcagcagcattgcGCATCACCTAGAGCCTCCAAGATTACTGCAGCTAGCTCCATGTCCATGACGCGTGCAGGGCCGCCGCAGAAGTCGAGGTCGATGGGCGTGgtgaggccgccgccgcagatcGTCCCACGGCGAACGCCGAGGATAAAGTCCGACGGGCACCTGAATAAAGCGGCGATTCCACCTTCCCGACGGCGTAAGTCCGGCGGTCACGGTTCAGACTCCGAATTAGCCTAG
- the LOC102700344 gene encoding light-sensor Protein kinase-like isoform X2: MEQLRQVGEAVGGVNALMVFHDDLRINPRQCALLAHACSLAFHAVAGEVSARLRFEDRLTKWKALDDPIRELHRAVRDGEAYIRQCLEPRDWWTRAAAATHATDCVEHLLHNLLWCVAVVMEAVEAVGEVTGSDPDEVARRRLALAKDYDKDLLDPKLFRQRLGKTYLATRELAARMDMAWKEDRWLLSQLLDERKGPTSPEPLTRQEHRLADLLAAPRGKLHPASVLLSDFHMRRRLGGNLKEVQWMGESFAVKHLVGVDADAAAAEVALLAAVSHPNVAHCRYCFHDEEKRELFVVMDQLMSKDLGCYVKEVTSAKRRVPFPLVVVVDTMLQIARGMEQLHSNNIYHGNLNPSNVLVKPRHGDAYLQVKVAGFGHGHGQSAVSNSGTKAPANANANPCIWYAPEALGNEPTARCTEKADVYSFGMICFELLTGKIPFEDNHLQGDNMSKNIRAGERPLFPFQSPKYLTGLTKRCWHGEPAQRPAFHSICRVLRYVKRFLVMNPEQGQPDAPGPPVDYLDIEAQLLRRFPEWQGNTAARVADVPFQMYAYRVMEKEKTNACRDKSPDSSSDGNSLCGDDSVSGTTTATDGDAQPASIRWLPERSGSYSSSPRKVAGKAVAIAIAGTKAGPPQKSRSMGVVRPPPQIVPRRTPRIKSDGHLNKAAIPPSRRRKSGGHGSDSELA, encoded by the exons ATGGAGCAGCTCCggcaggtcggcgaggccgTCGGCGGCGTTAACGCCCTCATGGTCTTCCACGACGACCTCCGCATCAACCCACGCCAATGCGCCCTCCTCGCCCACGCCTGCTCCCTCGCCttccacgccgtcgccggcgaggtgagCGCCCGCCTCCGCTTCGAGGACCGCCTCACCAAATGGAAGGCCCTCGACGACCCCATCCGCGAGCTCCACCGCGCCgtccgcgacggcgaggcctaCATCCGCCAATGCCTCGAGCCGCGTGACTGGTGgacgcgcgccgcggcggccacgcACGCCACCGACTGCGTCGAGCACCTCCTCCACAACCTCCTCTggtgcgtcgccgtcgtcatggaggccgtcgaggccgtcggCGAGGTCACCGGCTCTGACCCCGACGAGGTCGCCCGGAGGCGGCTGGCGCTGGCGAAAGACTACGACAAGGACCTTCTTGATCCCAAGCTTTTCCGGCAGAGGCTCGGCAAGACGTACCTGGCCACGCGGGAGCTCGCCGCCAGGATGGACATGGCATGGAAGGAGGACAGGTGGCTGCTATCCCAGCTTCTTGACGAGAGGAAGGGCCCGACGTCGCCGGAGCCATTGACGCGCCAGGAGCACCGGCTCGccgacctcctcgccgcgccgcgcgggaAGCTGCACCCGGCGTCCGTGCTTCTCAGCGACTTCCACATGCGGAGGCGCCTGGGTGGAAATCTCAAGGAGGTGCAGTGGATGGGGGAGTCGTTCGCCGTGAAGCATCTCGTCGgggtcgacgccgacgcggcggccgccgaggTCGCGCTGCTCGCGGCGGTGTCGCACCCGAACGTGGCGCACTGCCGCTACTGCTTCCACGACGAGGAGAAGAGGGAGCTGTTCGTCGTCATGGACCAGCTCATGAGCAAGGACCTCGGCTGCTACGTCAAGGAGGTGACCTCCGCCAAGCGCCGGGTGCCTTTcccgctcgtcgtcgtcgtcgacacCATGCTGCAGATCGCGCGCGGCATGGAGCAGCTGCACTCCAACAACATATACCACGGCAACCTCAACCCGTCCAACGTGCTCGTCAAGCCGCGCCATGGCGACGCCTACCTGCAGGTCAAGGTCGCCGGCttcggccacggccacggccagTCCGCCGTGTCCAACTCCGGCACGAAGGCGCCGGCCAATGCAAATGCCAACCCCTGCATCTGGTACGCGCCGGAGGCGCTGGGGAACgagccgacggcgaggtgcaCCGAGAAGGCcgacgtgtacagcttcggGATGATCTGCTTCGAGCTTCTCACCGGCAAGATCCCGTTCGAGGACAACCACCTGCAGGGGGACAACATGAGCAAGAACATCCGCGCAGGCGAGCGGCCGCTCTTCCCGTTCCAGTCGCCGAAATACCTGACCGGCCTCACCAAGCGGTGCTGGCACGGCGAGCCGGCGCAGCGCCCGGCGTTCCACTCCATCTGCCGCGTGCTCCGCTACGTGAAGCGCTTCTTGGTGATGAACCCGGAGCAGGGCCAGCCGGACGCGCCCGGGCCGCCAGTGGACTACCTCGACATCGAGGCGCAGCTGCTGAGGAGGTTCCCGGAGTGGCAGGGCAACACGGCGgcgcgcgtcgccgacgtgccGTTCCAGATGTACGCGTACAGGGTgatggagaaggagaagacCAACGCGTGCAGGGACAAGAGCCCCGACTCCAGCAGCGACGGCAACTCGCTGTGCGGCGACGACAGCGTGTCaggcacgacgacggcgacggacggCGACGCGCAGCCGGCGTCGATCCGGTGGCTGCCTGAGCGGAGCGGCAGCTACAGTTCGTCGCCGCGCAAGGTGGCCGGCAaggccgtcgccatcgccatcgccggcaCCAAGGCAG GGCCGCCGCAGAAGTCGAGGTCGATGGGCGTGgtgaggccgccgccgcagatcGTCCCACGGCGAACGCCGAGGATAAAGTCCGACGGGCACCTGAATAAAGCGGCGATTCCACCTTCCCGACGGCGTAAGTCCGGCGGTCACGGTTCAGACTCCGAATTAGCCTAG
- the LOC102716691 gene encoding mitochondrial adenine nucleotide transporter ADNT1 has translation MASEDVVGKSRGDTAVTTIVNLAEEAKLAREGVKAPSHQLLSICKSLVAGGVAGGVSRTAVAPLERLKILLQVQNPHSIKYNGTVQGLKYIWRTEGLRGLFKGNGTNCARIVPNSAVKFFSYEQASSGILWLYRRQTGDEDAQLSPLLRLGAGACAGIIAMSATYPMDMVRGRITVQTEKSPYQYRGMFHALGTVYREEGFRALYRGWLPSVIGVVPYVGLNFAVYESLKDWLLKTNPLDLAKDNELHVVTRLGCGAVAGTIGQTVAYPLDVIRRRMQMVGWNHAASIVTGEGKEALQYNGMIDAFRKTVRYEGVGALYKGLVPNSVKVVPSIAIAFVTYEFVKEVLGVEMRISD, from the exons ATGGCCTCGGAGGACGTCGTGGGGAAGAGCAGGGGGGACACGGCCGTCACCACCATCGTCAACCTGGCCGAGGAGGCCAAGCTCGCGCGCGAGGGGGTTAAGGCCCCTAGCCACCAGCTCCTCTCCATCTGCAAgtcgctcgtcgccggtggcgtCGCCGGTGGAGT ATCACGTACAGCTGTTGCTCCGCTCGAACGACTGAAGATCCTGCTTCAG GTTCAAAATCCGCACAGTATCAAGTACAATGGTACAGTTCAAGGTCTTAAGTACATATGGAGAACGGAGGGTCTCCGTGGACTTTTTAAGGGCAATGGTACCAACTGTGCCAGAATTGTCCCAAATTCTGCTGTGAAGTTTTTTAGCTATGAGCAAGCATCAAG TGGAATTTTGTGGCTTTACCGACGACAAACAGGGGACG AGGATGCTCAGCTTAGTCCACTGTTGCGCCTTGGAGCTGGTGCCTGTGCTGGTATCATTGCCATGTCTGCTACTTACCCAATGGATATGGTTAGGGGTAGGATTACCGTGCAG ACAGAAAAGTCTCCTTATCAGTACCGTGGTATGTTTCATGCGCTTGGTACAGTATACCGTGAAGAAGGCTTCCGTGCTCTATACAGAGGGTGGCTTCCATCGGTTATTGGAGTG GTTCCATATGTTGGCCTCAACTTTGCTGTATACGAGTCTCTAAAGGACTGGCTTCTAAAGACAAATCCGTTAGATCTTGCCAAGGACAATGAGTTGCACGTAGTTACTAGGCTTGGATGTGGAGCTGTGGCTGGAACCATAGGCCAGACTGTTGCATACCCTCTTGATGTCATCAGGAGGAGAATGCAGATGGTTGGTTGGAATCATGCTGCTTCTATTGTTACTGGAGAAGGCAAAGAGGCGCTGCAGTACAATGGTATGATCGATGCATTCAGGAAAACTGTTCGTTATGAAGGTGTTGGTGCTTTGTACAAGGGTCTTGTGCCCAATTCAGTGAAG GTGGTGCCTTCTATTGCCATTGCATTCGTGACGTACGAGTTTGTGAAAGAAGTTCTAGGAGTAGAGATGAGGATATCAGACTGA